A single region of the Oncorhynchus keta strain PuntledgeMale-10-30-2019 chromosome 4, Oket_V2, whole genome shotgun sequence genome encodes:
- the LOC118372408 gene encoding rho GTPase-activating protein 21-like isoform X4, which produces MNNNWSALCDLYCAWSNQAKQKDGRDQSEASATGSPVGVEEEPFSWPGPKTLRLQRTSQGFGFTLRHFIVYPPESAVHSSLKDEDNGSRGRQRNRLEPMDTIFVKQVKEGGPAHGAGLCTGDRIVKVNRESIIGKTYSQVIALIQNSDTSLELCVMPKDEDILQLFSRDITALAYSQDAYLKGNEAYSGNALHIPEPPPICYPRIEPKAPGMAQALDLSPSTEASRSGRPAQAGAGRQGTSTAGHTDMGYRLEIPVPPSPPPQSPKTQTVVCVCNESVRTVVVPPDPVPDREPRCVSRAGPSHRTDENRFGSPLGLTTRPRILVTPGPPGGSQLQYTPIPTRPTESSVFSPSGSRPSPIYPDKHHLTPSPRTTVADTLPSPTTPNHYIPSPSSPATSISPHQNIDWRNYTTYKDYIDAKRLHTYGCRTIQERLDSLRAAANPNAAYALQPGPPSASASSQGLGGSQIRRRSTSHDRGSYQGATVAPLRSASQERLGGGGPERTAMPRDWPRSASQDALPSSAVMGVAKPRARSCDYLGRQGEPAAMVSTERGVGGYSRAELEDSLLLYRGEEAKASRHGAVLKQLPQPHRTSLTGMPIAAPMFTKGTTEPLLPSRTDSLAQTALSRPSRLPVKNSTSDPSPLSLPSTRGPSNSSAMDLLKDQRAMVVGNHLGYSSSPLQQLQLRGRADSLREESGRDVGLGARSSSCSGPSKVPVQRQQATSSSTSTSSSTVNSTVTLRSKVPALVRTSGRPLEGVEGPDATVVVLRRDKNSGPQPIRHPSYILAVNDTDLETPIEVGTLAAKRGSGGWLSNDVQRDVTLRRLGEQHKASCASNLDDSLDSIPFIDEPSSPSIDHDTSHIPASAVISVTPIVTTIPPSPTSPSPLIRRQRSHDHDSLRLTAIESDSGTKTERSKSYDEGLDNYREGRQIPGLKGLRKATVDRSSEDSGSRRDSSSDIFSDASKEGMLHFRQINTDKSKRVGGGMRPWKQMYAVLRGHFLCLYKDKKEGQAHANSQVEDEPQPISIKACLIDISYSDTKRKNVLRLTTSDCEYLFQAEDREDMLAWIRVIQENSNLDEENAAFTSRDLISRKIKEYNTLMSPTGSKNEPSPKPSRQSLSIRQTLLGGKGETKSLSPHLPKAEQERKNMHKDDTSPPKDKGTWRKGIPGLMRKPFERKPSPGITFGVRLDDCPPAVTNRFVPLIVEVCCNLVEERGLEYTGIYRVPGNNAAISNMQEELNNKGMNDIDIQDDKWRDLNVISSLLKSFFRKLPEPLFTNEKYADFIEANRTVDPVERLKLLKRMLHELPDHHYETLKFLSAHLKTVADNSDKNKMEPRNLAIVFGPTLVRTSEDNMTHMVTHMPDQYKIVETLIQHYNWFFTEEGNGEPVTMSRYENAVESQPVPNIDHLLNNIGRTASTQGEVSGNVFPGPDRLCGDSPTSDSAKSKGSWGSGKDQCSREHLVSSIFAAANRKRKKPKDKPQLSSSDDDLDSVFPKKELPGQKQNHRGLEVEQGISVSPEAKEQAKTGEENGRGIELTPKGKKEHRNSFFLREKPLSRQSSPAPSLKNSGSPRLSYHIAQLGKPSFSDTPSHLDEPTSDLGTMSSGASMPRARPKKWVSGAAAPDLSVAGAGASAGAEVSSITSDYSTTSSITFLTAADSSALSPEVQGGDEADDERSELISEGRPMETDSESDFPVFATGGGNVQIMPVLVPNQTGHGPEKPDPAAADGKTTPKLEPRRLFPSHRLIECDTLSRRRSLRQKTDSESSVEGGTGSGERVEGRSESTRLSRVLEVMKKGQSTSSLNSSSRSESERPPEPALRLNITERLKFRLRTSADDMFGVGSQKSQSSPETRSKKKNIRRRHTMGGQRDFAELAVINDWREQGGVDQAAELSAMDRLKPKCSSQDFSIRDWIARERCRAGVSEFSMDSPPKVVPEGNRAQAQGTTPERPSPSGSPCLQPMVGEQVNGGGPQGRNKASLNLAADDAHPHKLSGAQVVRSRFYQYL; this is translated from the exons GGGACCGGATTGTAAAGGTGAACAGAGAAAGTATCATTGGAAAGACGTACTCCCAAGTGATCGCTTTGATACAGAACAG CGACACCTCGTTGGAACTATGTGTGATGCCAAAAGATGAGGACATTTTGCAGTTG TTTTCCAGGGATATCACTGCTCTG GCCTATTCCCAAGATGCATACCTCAAAGGGAACGAGGCATACAGCGGAAACGCCCTACACATCCCGGAGCCTCCTCCCATATGCTACCCGAGGATAGAGCCTAAAGCCCCAGGGATGGCCCAGGCCCTGGACCTATCCCCCTCCACAGAGGCCTCCCGGAGCGGCAGGCCGGCCCAGGCAGGTGCAGGGAGACAGGGTACCTCCACGGCAGGCCACACAGACATGGGCTACCGGTTGGAGATCCCTgtccccccttctcctcccccgcAGTCCCCTAAAACCCAGACGGTGGTTTGTGTGTGCAACGAGAGTGTGAGGACAGTGGTGGTGCCGCCTGACCCAGTACCGGATCGGGAGCCCCGTTGTGTGTCTCGGGCTGGCCCCAGCCATAGGACCGACGAGAACCGTTTCGGAAGTCCCCTGGGCCTCACAACCAGGCCTAGAATCCTTGTGACCCCTGGCCCCCCTGGAGGTTCACAACTACAATATACCCCCATCCCCACCCGGCCCACAGAATCCTCAGTCTTCTCCCCCTCTGGCTCTAGGCCTTCCCCAATCTACCCTGACAAACACCACCTCACCCCTTCCCCGCGAACCACGGTGGCCGACACCTTACCCTCCCCCACCACGCCCAACCACTACAtcccctcaccctcctctcctgccaCGTCCATCTCACCTCATCAGAACATCGACTGGCGCAACTACACCACCTACAAGGACTACATCGACGCCAAGCGGCTGCACACCTATGGCTGCCGCACCATCCAGGAGCGCCTAGACAGCCTGCGGGCGGCGGCCAACCCCAACGCCGCTTACGCACTGCAGCCTGGTCCTCCCAGTGCCAGTGCCTCCTCCCAAGGCCTGGGGGGGTCCCAGATTAGACGCAGGAGCACGTCCCACGATCGGGGATCCTACCAGGGGGCCACTGTGGCTCCACTGCGAAGTGCCTCCCAGGAGAGGCTAGGTGGGGGAGGGCCCGAGAGGACAGCCATGCCCAGGGACTGGCCCCGGAGTGCTTCCCAGGATGCCCTACCCTCCTCAGCCGTCATGGGAGTGGCCAAGCCCCGGGCACGCTCCTGCGACTACCTGGGCCGGCAGGGCGAGCCAGCGGCAATGGTatctacagagaggggagtgggaggttacagcagggcagAGCTGGAGGATAGCCTGCTACTATACAGGGGTGAGGAGGCCAAAGCCAGCAGACACGGGGCAGTGCTGAAACAACTACCCCAGCCTCACAGGACCAGCCTTACAGGTATGCCCATCGCTGCCCCGATGTTCACTAAAGGTACGACGGAGCCGTTGCTCCCCTCTAGGACAGACAGCCTTGCACAGACAGCCCTCAGTAGGCCCTCACGGTTGCCTGTTAAAAACTCCACCTCGGACCCATCGCCACTCTCCTTACCTTCTACCCGGGGCCCCAGTAACAGCAGTGCTATGGACCTGCTCAAAGACCAAAGAGCCATGGTGGTGGGTAACCACCTGGGCTACTCTTCCTCGCCCCTGCAGCAGCTACAGCTCCGGGGGCGGGCAGAcagcctgagagaggagagcgggagggaTGTGGGGCTGGGTGCCAGGTCCTCCTCCTGCTCCGGCCCCTCCAAAGTCCCTGTTCAGAGACAGCAggccacctcctcctctacctccacttcctcctccactGTTAACAGTACTGTGACCCTCAGGTCAAAGGTCCCCGCCCTGGTGCGGACTAGCGGGAGGCCGTTGGAGGGTGTAGAAGGGCCGGACGCCACAGTGGTGGTCCTGAGAAGGGATAAGAACTCGGGACCCCAGCCCATCCGCCACCCCTCCTACATCCTAGCTGTAAACGACACCGACTTGGAGACTCCAATAGAGGTGGGGACTCTAGCAGCTAAGAGGGGATCGGGGGGCTGGCTATCCAACGACGTCCAGCGAGACGTGACCCTGAGAAGGCTGGGAGAGCAGCACAAGGCCTCGTGCGCCAGCAACCTGGACGACTCACTCGACTCCATCCCCTTCATCG ATGAGCCTTCCAGTCCAAGTATTGATCATGACACCAGTCACATTCCCGCTTCAGCTGTAATATCTGTTACTCCAATCGTCACCACCATACCACCCAGCcctacctctccatctcctcttatTCGACGACAGCGGTCACATGACCACG atTCTCTTCGACTCACAGCGATTGAATCGGATTCTGGTACCAAAACGGAGAGGTCCAAATCCTACGATGAAGGTCTGGATAACTACAGGGAAGG GAGGCAAATACCTGGTCTAAAGGGCCTTAGGAAG GCGACGGTGGACAGGTCTTCAGAAGATTCCGGATCCAGGAGAGATTCCTCATCAGATATCTTCAGTGACGCTTCCAAGGAGGGCATGCTCCACTTCCGACAGATCAACACGGACAAGAGTAAG cgtGTTGGTGGGGGAATGCGCCCCTGGAAACAGATGTACGCAGTGCTGCGAGGACACTTCCTCTGCCTATATAAGGACAAAAAGGAGGGACAGGCTCATGCCAACTCCCAGGTGGAGGACGAGccacagccaatcagcatcaaGGCCTGTCTGATTGACATCTCCTACAGCGACACGAAACGCAAGAACGTGCTGCGTCTGACCACGTCGGACTGTGAGTACCTGTTCCAGGCAGAGGACAGAGAAGATATGCTGGCCTGGATCAGAGTCATACAGGAGAACAGCAACCTGGACGAGgag AACGCAGCCTTTACCAGCCGTGACCTCATCAGCCGAAAGATCAAGGAGTACAACACGTTGATGAG CCCGACAGGCAGTAAGAATGAACCGTCGCCCAAACCGTCACGCCAGTCGCTGAGCATCAGACAGACGCTActaggagggaagggggagaccaAATCTCTGAGTCCACACTTACCCAAAGCAGAGCAGGAGAGGAAAAACATGCACAAAG ACGACACCAGTCCACCCAAGGACAAGGGGACGTGGAGGAAAGGTATCCCAGGGCTGATGAGGAAGCCCTTTGAGAGGAAGCCTTCTCCAGGCATCACTTTCGGGGTGAGGCTGGACGACTGCCCCCCTGCTGTCACCAACAGG tttGTTCCCCTCATTGTGGAGGTGTGCTGTAacctagtggaggagagggggctgGAGTACACAGGGATCTACAGAGTCCCAGGGAACAACGCAGCCATCTCCAACATGCAGGAGGAGCTCAACAACAAAGGCATGAACGACATTGACATCCAGGATGAC AAATGGAGGGATCTGAATGTGATCAGCAGTTTACTTAAATCCTTTTTCCGGAAACTTCCAGAGCCTTTGTTCACCAACG AGAAGTATGCGGACTTCATAGAGGCCAACAGGACAGTGGACCCAGTGGAAAGACTGAAATTGTTGAAGAGGATG CTTCACGAGTTGCCAGATCATCACTATGAGACCCTCAAGTTCCTCTCGGCTCATCTGAAAACAGTGGCTGACAACTCTGATAAAAATAAG ATGGAACCTAGGAACCTGGCCATCGTGTTTGGTCCCACTCTGGTGCGCACTTCAGAGGACAACATGACCCACATGGTCACCCACATGCCCGACCAGTACAAGATCGTGGAGACTCTCATTCAGCAT TACAACTGGTTTTTCACAGAGGAAGGCAATGGGGAGCCAGTG ACAATGTCCCGATATGAGAATGCGGTGGAGTCTCAGCCTGTGCCCAACATCGACCACCTGCTCAACAACATCGGCCGCACGGCCTCTACGCAGGGGGAAGTCTCAGGTAACGTGTTCCCTGGACCAGACCGACTCTGTGGTG ATTCACCCACTAGTGACTCTGCTAAATCGAAG gGTTCCTGGGGGTCCGGGAAGGACCAGTGCAGCCGCGAGCACCTGGTCTCCTCGATCTTTGCTGCAGCCAACCGCAAAAGAAAGAAGCCCAAGGACAAGCCGCAGCTTAGCAGCTCTGATGATGACCTAGACTCAGTGTTCCCTAAGAAGGAGCTCCCTGGCCAGAAGCAGAATCACAGAGGCCTGGAGGTGGAGCAAGGGATCAGTGTCAGCCCTGAAGCAAAAGAGCAAGCAAaaacaggagaggagaatggaaGAGGTATTGAGCTCACGCCCAAAGGCAAAAAGGAGCACAGGAACTCTTTCTTTTTAAGGGAAAAGCCCTTGTCAAGGCAGTCCTCACCTGCCCCCTCACTCAAAAACTCTGGCTCCCCCAGACTCAGTTACCACATAGCTCAGCTTGGAAAGCCCTCTTTTTCAGACACCCCGTCCCATCTGGATGAGCCCACTTCTGATCTGGGCACCATGAGCTCTGGGGCTTCCATGCCCAGGGCACGACCTAAGAAGTGGGTGTCAGGGGCTGCTGCTCCTGATCTATCGGTGGCTGGGGCTGGGGCGTCAGCTGGGGCAGAGGTGAGCTCCATCACCTCGGACTATTCCACCACCTCGTCCATCACCTTCCTGACTGCAGCAGACTCTAGCGCACTCAGTCCAGAGGTTCAGGGTGGGGACGAGGCAGATGACGAGCGCAGCGAGCTTATCAGTGAAGGCCGGCCCATGGAGACTGACAGCGAAAGCGACTTCCCTGTGTTTGCTACGGGGGGCGGCAATGTCCAAATCATGCCTGTCTTAGTGCCGAACCAGACTGGGCATGGGCCAGAAAAGCCTGATCCTGCAGCAGCTGACGGGAAGACGACTCCTAAACTGGAACCCCGTCGCCTCTTTCCCTCCCACAGGCTGATTGAGTGTGACACACTCTCCAGGAGGCGGTCTCTGCGACAGAAGACAGATAGCGAGTCATCAGTAGAGGGTGGGACTGGCAGCGGGGAACGTGTCGAGGGCAGGTCGGAGTCAACACGACTGTCTCGTGTCTTGGAGGTGATGAAGAAGGGGCAGTCTACCAGCAGCCTCAACTCTTCCTCCCGCAGTGAGTCGGAGCGCCCTCCCGAGCCTGCCTTGCGCCTCAATATCACAGAAAGGCTCAAGTTCCGTCTGCGCACATCTGCTGATGACATGTTTGGCGTGGGTTCCCAGAAGAGCCAGTCTTCCCCGGAGACGCGCAGCAAGAAGAAAAACATCCGTCGTAGGCACACCATGGGGGGCCAGCGGGACTTTGCAGAACTGGCCGTCATCAACGACTGGAGGGAGCAAGGCGGGGTGGACCAGGCGGCTGAGCTGTCAGCCATGGACCGCCTCAAGCCAAAGTGCTCCTCTCAGGACTTCTCCATTCGGGACTGGATCGCCCGCGAGCGCTGTCGGGCCGGAGTGTCAGAGTTCAGCATGGACAGCCCACCCAAAGTTGTCCCCGAGGGAAACAGGGCACAAGCCCAGGGTACCACTCCAGAGAGACCCTCTCCCTCTGGCTCCCCATGCCTTCAGCCCATGGTGGGGGAGCAAGTGAACGGAGGTGGGCCGCAAGGCAGAAACAAAGCCAGCCTCAACCTGGCGGCTGACGACGCGCACCCACACAAACTATCAGGAGCACAAGTTGTCCGCTCGCGATTCTATCAGTATCTATGA